A stretch of Paenibacillus mucilaginosus 3016 DNA encodes these proteins:
- the trpE gene encoding anthranilate synthase component I, giving the protein MYSPELQEVIRLSKEYNLIPVVRNLMADTETPIRVFQHFYEENMAFLLESVEGGVKWARYSFIGTDPFMMIRSKNGVTTVDGPQGKRTSEEKPVDVLKAYLRGYRSPSLPGLPRFTGGAVGFFGYDLLQYYEKLPAHRHDDLKMNDVQFMFCDQVIVFDHFKQQLKMIGNVHIPPHATDAEIVRAYDETCAKIDATAERLKRPLPALTMSHQAIPDDVELGEVRSNLTKEQFISNVEKAKEYIRAGDIFQVVLSQRFEIETDVSPLQVYRILRTMNPSPYMYCLKMGDEVIVGTSPEALVRVEDEKVQTRPIAGTRPRGRTPEEDLRLEQELLADEKERAEHLMLVDLGRNDIGRVSEFGTVKCDTFMQIERYSHVMHIVSNVSGTLAKDKDFYDAFISCLPAGTVSGAPKLRAMEIIAELEHEARGAYAGAIGYLGFSGNLDTCITIRTIIFKNGKAYVQAGAGIVWDSVPESEYEETVNKAKGMLKSIRMAEQVFASRPTEFAMINQDYYQ; this is encoded by the coding sequence ATGTATTCACCGGAACTGCAGGAAGTCATCCGCCTGTCCAAAGAGTATAATCTGATTCCCGTCGTGCGCAACCTGATGGCCGATACGGAAACCCCGATCCGCGTGTTCCAGCACTTTTATGAGGAGAACATGGCGTTCCTGCTGGAAAGTGTGGAGGGCGGAGTGAAATGGGCCCGCTACTCCTTCATCGGCACGGATCCGTTCATGATGATCCGTTCAAAGAACGGCGTGACAACCGTTGACGGGCCGCAGGGGAAAAGGACTTCGGAAGAGAAGCCGGTGGATGTGCTGAAAGCTTACCTGCGCGGATACCGCAGCCCTTCCCTCCCCGGGCTGCCGAGGTTCACGGGCGGAGCGGTCGGCTTCTTCGGATACGACCTGCTGCAGTATTACGAGAAGCTTCCCGCGCACAGGCACGATGATCTGAAGATGAACGACGTTCAATTCATGTTCTGCGATCAGGTTATCGTCTTCGATCACTTCAAGCAGCAGCTGAAGATGATCGGGAACGTCCATATTCCCCCACATGCGACCGACGCGGAGATCGTCCGCGCCTACGACGAGACTTGCGCCAAGATCGATGCCACTGCAGAACGCCTGAAGCGTCCGCTTCCGGCGCTGACCATGTCCCATCAGGCGATCCCGGACGATGTGGAGCTCGGCGAAGTACGCTCCAACCTGACGAAGGAGCAGTTTATCTCGAATGTGGAGAAAGCTAAGGAATACATCCGGGCCGGCGACATCTTCCAGGTGGTGCTCTCGCAGCGCTTCGAGATCGAAACGGACGTATCTCCCCTACAGGTTTACCGGATACTGCGCACGATGAATCCATCCCCGTACATGTACTGCCTCAAGATGGGGGATGAGGTGATTGTGGGTACGTCGCCCGAAGCGCTGGTGCGGGTGGAGGACGAGAAGGTGCAGACCCGTCCGATCGCTGGAACCCGTCCGCGCGGCCGTACGCCGGAAGAGGATCTGCGGCTGGAGCAGGAGCTGCTGGCCGACGAGAAGGAGCGGGCCGAGCACCTCATGCTCGTGGACCTCGGCCGCAACGACATTGGACGCGTGTCGGAGTTCGGCACGGTGAAGTGCGATACCTTCATGCAGATCGAACGCTACTCCCACGTTATGCATATCGTCTCCAACGTCTCCGGCACGCTGGCCAAAGACAAGGATTTTTACGATGCCTTCATCTCCTGCCTTCCGGCGGGAACGGTCTCCGGGGCGCCGAAGCTGCGGGCGATGGAGATTATCGCCGAACTCGAGCACGAAGCTCGCGGCGCCTATGCCGGCGCCATCGGCTACCTCGGGTTCTCGGGCAACCTCGATACCTGCATTACGATCCGCACCATTATCTTCAAGAACGGCAAAGCCTATGTGCAGGCCGGGGCGGGGATCGTATGGGATTCGGTGCCGGAGAGCGAGTACGAGGAGACGGTGAACAAGGCAAAAGGGATGCTGAAATCGATCCGGATGGCCGAGCAGGTCTTCGCCTCAAGGCCAACTGAGTTTGCCATGATCAACCAGGATTATTACCAGTAA
- the trpD gene encoding anthranilate phosphoribosyltransferase yields MEHVKLSVQGALQQLIAGQHLSRAEARDVMSVIMEGGATPTQIGSLLTGLRMKGETIEEITGFAEVMRLKSGRVRTSQENLLDTCGTGGDGADTFNISTAAAIVAAAGGIRVAKHGNRAMSSKSGSADVLEALGVNIQLGEEQAARCLEEVGICFMFAQNYHQSMKHVAPSRRELGFRTVFNLLGPLTNPAGADRQVLGVFDRGKTETIAHVMQALGVKRSLVVASFDGLDEISISDATQVTELRDGSIRTFEISPDDLGLRTYPQAAVVGGDAAENAHILRAIFAGEQGAPRDIVLANAGACFYVTGLSGTLQEGVKMAAAVIDSGRAQLKLQQLIQCTGEVSHVS; encoded by the coding sequence ATGGAACATGTGAAGCTGAGTGTACAGGGGGCCCTGCAGCAGTTGATCGCAGGCCAGCATTTGTCCCGGGCGGAAGCGCGGGATGTCATGTCCGTCATCATGGAAGGCGGGGCGACGCCGACGCAGATCGGATCGCTGCTGACCGGGCTGCGGATGAAAGGCGAGACCATTGAAGAGATCACCGGCTTCGCCGAAGTCATGCGTCTGAAGTCGGGCCGGGTGCGGACGTCCCAGGAGAACCTGCTCGATACGTGCGGTACGGGCGGCGACGGGGCGGATACGTTCAATATCTCGACGGCGGCGGCGATCGTGGCGGCGGCCGGCGGTATCCGTGTCGCCAAGCACGGCAACCGGGCCATGTCGAGCAAGAGCGGGAGCGCGGATGTGCTCGAAGCGCTGGGCGTCAACATCCAGCTCGGTGAAGAGCAGGCGGCCAGATGCCTCGAAGAGGTGGGGATCTGCTTCATGTTCGCCCAGAACTACCACCAGTCGATGAAGCATGTGGCCCCTTCGCGCAGGGAGCTCGGCTTCCGGACGGTATTCAACCTGCTTGGCCCGCTGACCAATCCGGCAGGAGCGGACCGTCAGGTGCTCGGGGTGTTCGACCGCGGCAAGACCGAGACGATCGCACACGTCATGCAGGCGCTGGGCGTGAAGCGTTCGCTCGTAGTGGCGAGCTTCGACGGGCTCGATGAGATCTCGATCTCGGACGCGACCCAGGTGACCGAGCTGCGGGACGGATCGATCCGCACCTTCGAGATCTCGCCCGACGATCTGGGCCTGCGCACTTATCCGCAGGCGGCGGTGGTCGGCGGGGACGCCGCGGAGAATGCCCACATTCTCCGCGCGATCTTCGCAGGCGAGCAGGGCGCACCGCGGGATATCGTGCTGGCAAATGCCGGGGCCTGCTTCTATGTGACGGGGCTGTCCGGCACGCTCCAGGAAGGCGTGAAGATGGCGGCGGCCGTGATTGACTCCGGCCGGGCGCAGCTGAAGCTTCAGCAACTAATCCAGTGTACGGGAGAAGTGAGCCATGTTTCTTGA
- the trpC gene encoding indole-3-glycerol phosphate synthase TrpC, with protein sequence MFLDRIVTTKHEEVAQLQARTTIAEMEKIIAALPPTLGFERALGAGRQRSMGLIAEVKKASPSKGLIREDFEPVSLARAYEQAGADCISVLTDVQYFQGANEYLTRVREAVNVPLLRKDFTIDPYQIYEARCIGADAILLIAAILTTEQMREYQQTARSIGLDVLIEVHDKEELDRVLELSPTMVGINNRNLRTFVTDLHTTEELIQYIPKDVTVVSESGISRSEEITYLESIGARAVLVGEHFMRQESVGRAVDDLLGVRPEASASREL encoded by the coding sequence ATGTTTCTTGATCGAATCGTAACGACGAAACACGAGGAAGTCGCCCAGCTCCAAGCGCGGACGACGATCGCCGAGATGGAGAAGATCATTGCGGCGCTGCCGCCGACGCTTGGCTTTGAGCGGGCCCTCGGGGCAGGCCGCCAGCGCAGCATGGGGCTCATCGCCGAGGTGAAGAAGGCCTCGCCTTCCAAAGGCCTCATCCGGGAAGACTTCGAGCCCGTGTCACTGGCCCGAGCTTATGAACAGGCCGGAGCCGACTGCATCTCGGTGCTGACCGACGTGCAGTATTTTCAGGGGGCGAACGAGTACCTCACGCGTGTAAGGGAGGCGGTGAACGTTCCGCTGCTGCGCAAGGATTTCACCATCGACCCGTACCAGATCTATGAAGCCCGCTGTATCGGTGCGGATGCGATCCTGCTGATTGCGGCGATCCTGACGACGGAGCAGATGCGCGAATATCAGCAGACGGCGCGCAGCATCGGACTTGACGTGCTGATCGAAGTGCATGACAAGGAAGAGCTGGACCGCGTGCTGGAGCTGTCCCCGACGATGGTGGGCATCAACAACCGGAACCTGCGCACTTTCGTGACAGATCTTCATACGACCGAAGAACTCATTCAATATATACCTAAAGACGTAACGGTAGTCAGCGAGAGCGGCATCTCCCGCAGCGAAGAGATTACATACCTGGAGTCGATCGGCGCCAGGGCCGTGCTTGTCGGCGAGCACTTCATGAGGCAGGAGAGCGTAGGCCGGGCGGTCGACGACCTGCTGGGAGTCCGGCCGGAAGCTTCGGCTTCCAGGGAGCTGTAA